One window of Verrucomicrobiia bacterium genomic DNA carries:
- a CDS encoding imelysin family protein has protein sequence MRSWIAGVVSAGVLGTCLWMVVSPVPGSGMAQAAQTKEFSRPAMLEDIATKVLVPGIREFHDKCQGLEKFSAKLAMEPSPENVRLVQQAWVDACLAWKRMQWIQFGPVKDRAYWSALCFKPVYPVSIEKVIRGTEPITQDSLAEQGAAAKGLYTLEYLLFDLPQGQTAWVGEDGKPARTGTPRLAAKWLLEGDQAERRRIYVREAAREMMEMLKPVRATVDDPAFIANYVKGGQTSVDLAVNGLLDELESGVVNLIRLYVDQFANRSLRYDQIEGYPSGLSVRVMEEELAGLEKLYRGGGGLGLDDYVKHVNPGLAERMEQRLKAGKEALKAFRELPVDQALVKRYAAMEKAHDELRELEIQIKLDVISSLGITLLFSSTDGD, from the coding sequence ATGAGAAGCTGGATTGCAGGCGTCGTAAGCGCGGGTGTTCTCGGAACCTGTTTGTGGATGGTGGTGTCGCCGGTTCCAGGCAGTGGCATGGCACAGGCTGCGCAAACGAAGGAGTTTTCCCGTCCGGCGATGTTGGAGGATATCGCCACCAAGGTTTTGGTTCCGGGTATCCGGGAGTTTCATGACAAGTGCCAGGGGTTGGAGAAATTTTCGGCCAAACTTGCGATGGAACCATCGCCTGAAAATGTCAGGCTGGTGCAACAGGCGTGGGTGGATGCCTGTCTGGCGTGGAAGCGAATGCAATGGATCCAATTCGGGCCGGTGAAGGACCGGGCATATTGGTCTGCGCTTTGTTTCAAACCGGTTTACCCCGTCAGCATCGAAAAAGTAATCCGGGGTACGGAGCCTATCACGCAGGACTCTCTGGCGGAGCAAGGTGCGGCGGCAAAGGGGTTGTACACGTTGGAGTATCTTTTGTTCGACTTGCCGCAAGGCCAGACGGCATGGGTGGGGGAGGATGGGAAACCTGCCAGAACTGGCACACCGCGGCTGGCGGCGAAGTGGTTGTTGGAAGGCGACCAAGCAGAGCGCAGGAGAATCTATGTCCGTGAAGCCGCGCGTGAAATGATGGAGATGCTGAAGCCGGTGCGGGCCACAGTTGATGACCCGGCTTTTATTGCCAATTATGTCAAAGGCGGTCAAACGAGCGTTGATCTGGCGGTGAACGGCTTGTTGGATGAACTGGAAAGCGGGGTGGTGAACTTGATCCGTCTGTATGTGGACCAGTTCGCGAACCGCAGTTTGCGCTACGACCAGATCGAGGGCTATCCCAGCGGGCTTTCGGTGCGGGTGATGGAGGAGGAATTGGCGGGATTGGAGAAACTTTATCGCGGTGGTGGCGGTCTCGGATTGGATGATTACGTGAAGCATGTGAACCCCGGTCTGGCTGAGCGCATGGAGCAGCGGTTGAAAGCGGGCAAGGAGGCGTTGAAGGCATTTCGGGAGCTGCCGGTGGACCAGGCTCTGGTGAAGCGGTATGCCGCCATGGAAAAAGCTCATGACGAATTGCGCGAACTGGAGATACAGATCAAACTCGATGTGATCAGCAGCTTGGGCATCACGCTTTTATTCAGTTCCACCGATGGCGACTGA